CCCTGACGGATATAGGGGCCTCATTCGTGGCTGGGATAGTACGAAGAGAGCTTGGTTCCATAGCCGAGGCTCGCTCCGCCGGGGAGAGGCTGTATCTTTACCGAGGGATCAGAGGCGTGAGAGGGGAGGCGGAGGACGGTTTCCCCTCCGCCTTGACAGCCCTTAACGTCCTGAGAGGTCGTCAAGATCCCCTCTCCTGTTCCTGCCTCTGCGACGGCCTTCTGTCGGTTATAGCCTTGGAGCAGGATACCAACGTTCTCCATCGGGGAGGGGTGACGGAAATGGCCTCTTTGGCTAGGTTCGCCAAAGAGGCCATAAGTGCAGGTGGAACGGGGAGCCCCCAAGGCAGGGAGGTGGTCTCCAAAATGGAGTCCTACTGCCTAGAGCGGTGGATCAGCCCAGGTGGAAGCGCCGATATGCTCGCCCTGGCCATCTACCTGCTTTTGGTGGAGAGGAAAGCGCCCTATTTGCTCTCTTTGTAGCTCTTAAGTATGGACAGGACCGAGTCTATATCGGATGCTGTGTGGTCACCGGCAACCTGGAAGCGGATCTCCTCGTCGCCTTTAGGGACCACAGGGTAGTTCAGCCCGGTGGCGAGGACGCCGTTATCCCTGAGGTAGGACACCAGCTTTGAGGTCTCGTCGGTGTCCCTGACCATAAGGGGAACAACCGGGTGCTCTCCCTCTATCACCTCGAAGC
The uncultured Dethiosulfovibrio sp. genome window above contains:
- a CDS encoding triphosphoribosyl-dephospho-CoA synthase encodes the protein MAVRALIHEAAAHPKPGLVTSLSRGAHRDMDFDTFLSSALALRPFFIEVAQIGWDTFDLAPSDCLSDLKSAGIRGEEVMREVTGGVNTHKGAIFSMGLIVAATARALRSGLPLSPEALTDIGASFVAGIVRRELGSIAEARSAGERLYLYRGIRGVRGEAEDGFPSALTALNVLRGRQDPLSCSCLCDGLLSVIALEQDTNVLHRGGVTEMASLARFAKEAISAGGTGSPQGREVVSKMESYCLERWISPGGSADMLALAIYLLLVERKAPYLLSL